The DNA sequence CGTCCCCCGAAGTCATGATTTCCCGGAAACTGCGGGTCTGCAGGATGAGATCGTTGAAAGCTGACCGCGTCAGCGTCACAGATGCGGCGGCCGAGTCCGACTGGACGCCGACCCGCGGGAATGCCGTTGCCTTGCCGATATCAATCACGAACTCCTCACCGGTGTCGGTGAACGCGATATTGAGCTCGAACGGATCCCGCGAAAGCTTCTCCGGGGCGTAGCGAACTGCCATGGCGTTGAACAATTCGATCGATGGCACGCCTTCGATGAATTCCCGGCTGCGGGTCCGCACAGCCCCCTGGTCAGCCCCGGCCACACCCTGCCTCAATTCCTGAGCGCCGGTGAGATAGTAATCGCGCCAGGCACCGCTCTCGGCCTGAAAGCCAAGCTGCTCATAACTCGCTGCCAGCCAGTCCTTGGCCGACTGGTTGGACGGGTCGGAAAACACCAGATAATTCAACACTTCAGCCGCCCATCGGTAGTCACCCTGCTCGAACGCGTCCCGGCCAATCGCCAAGGCAGAGTCGGGCCCTCCAACCGCCTTGACGAACCGCCCGGCCTTGGCATCCAGCGGATGCGCATTGAACGTGGCCGGCACGCCATCCCACCAGCCGAAGTAGGCCTGGAACACAGCTTTCGCGTTGTGATTCAGTGTCCCGTAGTACCCACGCGTGTCAAAATGTTCCACCTGAAGGTCAGGCTCCGCCAAAGCTTCCGCAATTTCGAACTGGGTTTCTCCGCGATTGGCCCGGCGCACTGTCTGGTCATGTGTGTAGCGGTAGATGTCTCGCTGGCCGCGCAAATAGGATGCAACATTGTCCTGTCCGAACGTTGGCCAATGGTGTGAGGCGAACACCACGTCGGAACGGTCACCATACTCCGTCAGGACATGATCGATCACGCGGCTCCACTCCAGGAGGTCCCGCACTTTGGCTCCTCGCAATGTCAGGGCGTTGTGAAATGTCGCCGTGGCAACTTCAGCGGTGCAGAGCGCCTTGAAGTCCGGCAGGTAGAACATGAATTCCGCCGGGGCCTCTGTTCCGGCTGCATCCACGAATTCGAAGGTTACACCATCAATCACGCGCACGGTGCCGCGCCCCGCAATTTCCTCGGTTGGCTCGATCAGGCCAATCGTACCCTGCGACAGGGCCGGCCCCAGCCCGACACCCACCTGCCCCGTTGGTCCACTGGGCAGCGTGTTGCCGAACATCAGTACGGCCCGGCGACTCATATAGTTGCCGGCCAGCAGATTCTCGGCCACCGCCGCCTCGGTGAATCCGACCGGTGCAAGCACAGGAACGCCTCGCGCTTCAATCTCGGACTCGTCGATGACGCCGCGCACGCCGCCGAAATGGTCACCGTGCGAATGCGTATAGATCACTCCGGTCACCGGCCGCTCGCCCAGCGTGTCATTCACCAGTTCCAGCGATGCCGCGGCCGTTTCCTGACTGAGCAGCGGATCGACGATAATCCATCCCGTTTCGCCACGGATCACCGACATGACCGCCAGGTCGTAGCCGCGAACCTGATAGAGCCCATCCATGACTTCGAACAGGCCGTGCTGGGAATTCAGGATCTCCTGCCGCCAAAGCGAGGGATTCACCGTGTCCGGGCTGTTGCCATCGATAAACTCGCGGCGGCTGACCTGCCAGACGACGTTCCCGTCAGCATCGGTGATCGTGTCCTGTTTCAGCTGCGCCAGCAGGCCACGGGTTGCATCCACGAAATCAGATGTCTGATCCAGCGGCAGGCGCTCCGCCAGGGCGGCATTCGCACTGCGCGTCGCCTCGGTCGCAATGCCGACCGGTGGCGCCTTGATGTCGATGTGGCGAGACTCTTCGGATGATTGCTGAGAGCAGGCCGCCAGCAGAATGGCGGCGGCCAAGCCGGTAAGTCGCTTCATGTTTTCCTCCATGCCGGTCTCTGCGTACCGCTTCGCGGCACTGTGCGATGCGGTCACCATGCATGCAAGCCGGTCGCGAGGGAAACGAAGGCCTAGCGGGAAATGCTGATGGAGAGCGCGCCAAAGCGCTGGGGACCGTCCTGGCGCACGAACTCTTCGGTCCGGTTCACAAATGTGAAGGCCAGCTGGACACTCCGGTAATGGATCGCGACGCCGGCTTGCAGGTCGCCCACCACTGTGCGGCGGTCTTCGACCCTGGGCCCGTCTCGCCAGAGGTTTCCATCAAGGAACATGTCCCGCGCGATCGCCCGTCCGTCCACACCGACAAAGAAATATCCGCCGACCGGATCATCCGCCGTACCCGGCACAAACTCCCCTGCCCCTGACAGGGCCGGTCGAATGCGTGGCGGGCCGAAACTGGAATCGAGATCCCAGCCGATCCGGGCCGTCAGTCCGGTTGCCCCATAGGTCCGCACATTGCCGAGTGCGACGGCGACGTGCGCGCCAAAGTCTGTCTTGAGCCCGAGGGGCAAATCCGGTCCGTCGAACAGCTGGAGGCGCTGCGCGATGATCTCCACGCCCGGCTCGTCCTTCAATTGATAGTCCCAGCCCTTCGCGGTGGGCGCGCCAATGATCTCGTGCCAGGTGTTCTGTACAAACTCTCCTGCAGCGGAAGGGCCGACAATCCCCAGATTGACCTGAAGCGTATCCTGCGTATGCGCACTGCTGGCGGCCACAGTTGATGACAGGGCGAGCCAGGCGGCATAGGGCCGGTCGGTCGGGTCAGGAACAAAGGCTTGCGTGTCTTCCGGCGTGAAAATGGCGTGGGAGAGTGCGAACCCCTGCCGCAGCTCTGTCCTGTCCAGATCGATCCAGGGCAGCCTGTGGGCCACCCATTCCAGGCCCGGATGGACATTGTCTGCGCCGGACACGCGCTCGATGCGCAAGCCATTGGAATAATTGCGGTCTGTTCCGCCACCAAAGAAGTCGTTCTCGGTGGAAAAGGACACGACCGCCGGTTTCCGGGGGACGGTCGGCTGGTTATCCTGAGCATGCGCCACGGGCACACTCAGGCACACCGCCAGGAATGTCATGGTTCGGAGGGTTGGGAATCGAGCCTGCATCGGCTCCGATTACCAGTTAACGACGCATCGTGAAACTGACACCTGCGAAATCTTCCGTTTCACTGATGCTCACATTGCGGTCAGAATATTTCACTTCGCGGCGGATATAGCTCAGCGAAAGCTCGCCACCGCCGCGCTGGACAGACACGCCTGCCTGCATATCACCCACAGTGACCTGGTCGGTGAGGGACATGTCCCCCAGGCTCGGCCGGAACCCGCTGGCATCAGCGTCCCAGACAAGCGCCTCACCGTCTGCTCCGGCAAAGATATACCAACCCTGCGGCTGTCCGTTGCGGTCAAGAATGTCGAAATCCTGACCAATCCGCACTTCACCGCCGACGCGGCGTGTCAGGATGTCCCCCTCTTCCCGGACCGCGATGCGCGGCGCAACGCCGACGTCGAAATTCAGGCCGGTGACTTCCTTCGGTGCGGAAATGGCGATTTCGGCTGCGATATCTTTCTCAATCTGGCCGGGCCGCGACAGTGCAGCCCGACTGCGTTCGGCGGCGACAGCGACCAGCGTGTCATTGCTGCCCCAGTCGATGCGCGTATTGTTCGGTACGCTCAGGCTTGCAGCCGTGGACGCGCTGAAATCAACCGGCTCTTCGGACAGGATCTGGCTGGCGATGGAATTTGTCGTGCCGAGGGGCACGCCGCTGAAACGGGTCGGCTCGGAGCTGTACACATGAACAGAAGGCGCTGCAGGTACAGTCGCGCTGGTTCCGTAATTGGCGGGTGCCGCCATCTGCATGCCCAGCGTAGGCGGGGCAACCGGTTCGGACCGCACCTGATCGTGCGGGGAGGTGGAAACACATCCCTGGCACGCCATCGTGACGACTGCGGTTGAAATTGCAAACACCATCTGCCTCAAACCTCGCATGTCTTAATCCCTGAGCCGTCTCTCTCAAGAATTAGACCGTTTGACGCTTAACTTATCATAAAGAGCTCGCCAGCCCCAAACGCCATTCGGTCGAAAAACATTAATTTCCACGCTCTCAACTCCGCTCTGTAGTTTTTGTTCCAGAACCCGGAAAAATTGCGGTTTTTGGGAGGCATGTCGCCTTATTTCAGATCGAAATCGCGTTAACGCGCTGTAAAATATCGGGAAAATCAGTCGGGCTTCGCGGTCAGGCGCTTGGCACATCCACGCCGTGCACAAAAAACCGGCGCCCCGAGGGGGACGCCGGCTGATTCTCAAGCGCTATCCAGCGTTGAACGTCTACTGGCAGGCCAGGCACTCGTCATAGTCGGTGTTTGGCGTGTCCATCTTCTGTGCGGACGACTTTTCCGATCCGGCAAATGCGGCCCGCTGCACCGATTTGGAACGGCAGTAATAGAGCGACTTCAGTCCCTTCTCCCACGCCGTCCAGTGCAGCATGTGAAGGTCCCACTTGGCGATATCACCCGGCAGGAACAGGTTCAGCGACTGCGACTGGCAGATATAGGGCGTACGGTCGGCAGCGAGTTCGATGATCCAGCGCTGATCGATCTCGAAGGCCGTCTTGAACACGGACTTCTCGTGATCGTCGAGGCAGTCGAGATGCTGCACCGAGCCTTCATGTTCGAGAATAGAGGTCCAGACTTCGTCGGTGTCCATGTCCTTGCTGGCCAGCAGGCGCTGCAGCTGCTGGTTCTTCACCGTGAAGGAGCCGGACAGCGTCTTGTGCGTGTAGACGTTCGCCGGGATCGGTTCGATGCCGGCAGACGTGCCGCCACAGATGATCGAGATCGACGCCGTTGGCGCGACAGCCATCTTGTGACTGAAGCGGGCCATCATGCCCACATCGCGTGCATCTTCACAGGGGCCACGCTCCTTGGCGAGCTTGACCGATGCTGCGTCGGCGCCCTGACGGATGTGCTTGAACATCTTTTCGTTCCAGACTTTCGACATGGCGCTTTCCAGCGGCACATTCATCGTCTGCAGGAAGGAATGGAAGCCCATGAGGCCGAGGCCGACCGAGCGCTCGCGCTTGGCGGAGTAGACGGCGCGGGACATTTCCGGCGGCGCACGCTCGATGAAGTCTTCCAGGACATTGTCGAGGAAGCGGAAGATGTCTTCCAGGAAGTTCTCGTCCTTGGACCATTCCATGAATTTCTCGGCATTGACCGAAGACAGGCAGCAGACGGCCGTCCGGTCCTGCCCGGCATGGTCGATCCCCGTGGGCAGCGTGATCTCGGAGCAGAGATTGGACTGCGTCACCTTCAGGCCCAGCTTGCGCTGGTGGGCCGGCATCGCATTGTTCACCGTGTCGGTGAACAGGAGATAGGGCTCACCCGTCTGCATGCGCAGCTCGAGAATCTTCTGCCACAGCTTGCGTGCATTGATCGTGCGGATCACCTCGCCGGATTTCGGGCTGATCAGGCCGTATTCCTCATCATTCTTCACGGCTTCCATGAAATCGTCCGTGATGTTGATGCCGTGATGCAGGTTCAGGGATTTGCGGTTGAAGTCGCCCGACGCCTTCCGGATTTCCAGGAATTCCTCGATTTCCGGATGGTGCACATCGATGTAGCAAGCAGCCGAACCACGGCGGAGTGACCCCTGGCTGATTGCCAGCGTGAGGGAGTCCATGACGCGAATGAACGGGATGATGCCGGACGTCTGACCGTTCTGGCCGACCTTTTCACCGATCGACCGGACATTGCCCCAATAAGTGCCGATGCCGCCGCCATTGGACGCCAGCCAGACATTCTCGGTCCAGGTTTCGACAATGTCGTCAAGCGAGTCACCAACCTGGTTCAGGAAGCAGGAAATCGGCAGGCCGCGCGCTGCGCCGCCATTCGACAGGACCGGAGTGGCCGGCATGAACCACAGCTGGGACATGTAGTCATACAGGCGCTGCGCATGCTCGGTGTCGTCGGCAAAGGCCATCGAGACGCGCGCGAACATGTCCTGATAGGATTCACCGGGCAGAAGATAACGATCCTGCAGCGTCTTCTTGCCGAACTCGGTCAGCAGGGAATCGCGCGACGGATCAATCTGGATTGGCGTGCCCTCAACAAGGCGCAGCATGCCTTCCGCACCCGCCTTGGGCTTTCCCTTGCGCGTGGCGGCTTCAGACACAGTTTTGGCCTCGGTTGCAGACATAGAGCAGCCCTCCAGAATCAATAGATAAATATAGGTCCGGAAGCCCCTGAAAGCCAGATATTGCTCTCAACCCCGTTCCTGACACAACATATAGTGTCTGAAGGTTAATATCGGGTCAACGGGACAAGTCTCAAATTCGTCAAATTTGCCGTGGAATTCTGGTTAACGAGTGGTTAACACACCCATCGATTGCCCGCCACCATTGGCCTTTTTGCAACTGCACAATTCTGTGTCAGGGACACAGGTCCGAACCGACCGGTTTGTGTCCGGCCAGGTCCCAAGCGACCGCGATTCCGTTAACGCAATCTAACCGGATCGCAACCGATTGCCCGTCCGCATTGGGGTAATCGCTAACCAGCCCCGTGCATTGTGGGGATATCCACAATTCAGACCCTCGAGGCTGTCATGCTCAACTGGCTCAAGAATCACACATTCCAGGACTGGGCCAACGCGCCGATCGTGAATGATGGGGAGACCATCATCGACGCCAGCGCGGCGGCGATCTTCGACAAGCTGGATCTTGCCTCGCCGCGCAACGCCCTTCGCGAACGCGGCTTCGCCTTCGGTGACGGCAATCCGGCCTATGATATCTTCGAAGCGTCGGCACCGGACCTGCCCGATACGCCGCTGGTGTTCGAGGTGACCGAGTCGCGCCCAAACAAGCGGTATTGCTATCGCACCACTCCCCGCGCCTGGAGCGAGGAACTGGCGGTGCTCGAATCGGCCAGCGAGTTCACCATCATTCCCCAGAAGGATGGCCGTCACTTGCTGCACCTGCAGGAGACCAGCCTGCTCGCCCCCCGGCTGAACCGTGACCAGTATGTGCTTGAACGCGCCAAGCTGAGTTTCTCGGTGTTCCGCACGCTCGCCCGCCTGAGGCTGAGCCTCGAAAGCGGCGTCGACCTGAAGAGCCTCGGCTGATACGGCACGTGAAGGCGGAGACAGGCGAGCGACCCGGGCGAAAACTCGTTGGGGCTGCTTCGTTCCCGACCTGACCCGGTTGGCGAGCGACCCGTCCGCCGCCTGCCTCCTGTGGCCTATATGCTTCCGGCGGCGCCACAGCGCAAGGCCTGGCCACACCCTGTTTCACTTACCCCCTCCGCAAATCCCGTGTTAGCGTCCCGCGACAGGGTTTTTGGAGGACACATTCATGAAACGATACCTATCAAGCACGGCGGCCGCGCTGGCGATCGCCCTGGCGTTCCCATCCGCTCACGCCGACGAGACGACAGCCGACAGCAAGCGGTTCACAGCCGAACGCGTGTTCGACATCGAGTACGCGACGGACCCGCAGATCTCGCCCGATGCCAAATCCATCCTGTATGTGCGCCACAGCATGGACAAGATGAAGGACCGCGACACCGGTCATCTCTGGGTCATCAATACCGAAACAGGCACACAGCGCCCCTTGCTGGGCGCGGAAGGCAGCGCTGGCGCGCCGCGCTGGTCGCCGGATGGCTCGCGCGTGCTCTACACCAGCACGGCCAAGGGCAAGCCCGAACTGAAAGTGGTCTACATGGACACCGGTCTTTCCCATGCCCTGGCCCAGTTGCCGAAGTCGCCCTCCGGCGCAACCTGGTCACCGGATGGTCGCCACATCGCCTTCTCCATGTTCGTACCCGGCGAAAAGCCGGGCTTCGCAACGCCGCCCAAGGCGCCCGAAGGGGCCGAATGGTCGGATCCGGTCAAGGTGATTGACGATCTGACCTTCCGCTTTGACGGTCAGGGATATCTCGAGGATGGCGCGACCCATGTGTTCGTGCTGCCGGCCGAAGGCGGAACACCGCGTCAGGTCACGCAGGGGGACGCGGATCTCTCCGGTCCCGCCTGGCTGGACAATGACACGCTGCTCGTCTCCGGCAATCAGGCCGAAGACCGCGACATGGACCCGGTCGAGAGCGAAATCTATGCGGTCGAGCTGTCGGACCTGTCGATCCGGCCGCTTACCTCTCGCAATGGCCCGGATCACTCGCCCGTCCCCTCCCCGGATGGGCAAATGATTGCCTTTCGTGGGTATGATGACGAAGAGAAATCCTATCAGCAGAACAATCTCTATCTGATGGCGGCCGACGGCTCGAATGTCCGCGAACTCGCGCCCGACTTTCCCGGTTCGCCGAGCCAGATCGAATGGGCACCGGATGGCAAGAGCCTGTATGTCCTGTTTGAGGATCATGGGGTCCTGACACTGAACGAAACCGACCTTCAGGGCCGGATGACCCAGGTGGCAACCGGTATCGGCGGCACAAGCATTGGCCGCCCCTATGCCGGGGGCAGTTTCTCCGTCGCCCGGGATGGCCGCCGGGAACAGATCGCCTACACTGCCGGTTTCTCCGACCGCCCGTCCGAGATCGCCGCGATCCGTTCGGACGGCCGCGAGGGCCGTGTGCTGACAGACCTCAATTCCGATGTCCTCCCCTATCTCGACATGGCCCCGCTGGAGGAACTGAAAGTGGCTTCAAGCCATGATGGCCGCGAGATCGAGGCATGGGTCGCCCTGCCCCCGGATTTCGAGGCAAATGGATCCTTCCCGCTGATCCTCGAAATCCATGGCGGTCCGTTCTCGATGTACGGCCCCTTCTTTGCCAGCGAAATCCAGAGATACGCTGCTGAAGGCTATGTCACGGTCTATGTCAATCCGCGAGGATCAACCGGGTACGGAGAAGAGTTTGCCCAGGCCATTGATCGCGCCTATCCGGGGCATGACTATGACGACCTGATGAGCGTGGTCGATGACCTCGTCGCACGCAACTATGTCGATCCGGACAGATTGTTTGTCACCGGCGGATCCGGTGGCGGCATCCTGACGGCCTGGATCGTCACCCGGACGGACCGGTTTGCGGCCGCCGCGTCGGTCAAGCCGGTCATCAACTGGATGACCATGGCCATGGCGAGCGACATTTCGCAATATGTGCGCAGGCACTGGATCCGGGAAGATCCGTGGACCAATCCGGAAGCCTTCCTGTCCCTGTCCCCGATTTCCTATGTCGATCAGATTGTCACCCCGACCCTGGTCATGGTGGGCGAGGAAGACTGGCGCACACCTGCCTGGGAGGCGGAGCAATTCTACACGGCCCTGAAGATGAATGACGTCGAGACGGCATTGATCCGGGTGCCCGGCGCATCCCACTATATTGCAGGCCGGCCGAGCCGCCTGATCGCCAAGACGGACAATATCATGGGCTGGTTCGCGAAATTCGATCCGGCGAAGTCAGAGTCCAAATCCGGCACAGACGAATAGGTCACGCCCGCATCCAGACAGCGCCCGAAGATCGGGCGCTGTCTTTCTTTCCAGAGGCTCCCCTCTCCTCCTGCATAAATCCTTGCAGATTCAGGGATTCCTGAACGCCCGCCTTCTCCGGCACCTGTCTTGCATGATCCGTGCGAACATTATCGGTGAGGGGAGCGGTCATGCTTAACAGCATCAACCTGCTCAGGACGCTGTCCTGTTTTGCAATCCTGATTTTTCACATCCGTGAATTCGTCAACGCGCATTCCGACACGGTCCATCTGTCGTTTTCAGCCTCACCAGGATTTCACCTGTTTCTGGCAATCAGCGGGTTCATTCTTGTCTACATCACACGCCCGGACGACACGCCCCTGAACTTCATGATGAAGCGGACCGTCCGCATTGTCCCGCTGTATTGGGCGACCACGACCCTGGCGCTGATCCTGGCCCTGACACGGCCCTGGCTGTTCCATGATGCGGACACGGGTCTGTCTTCCATCATCAGCAGCTACCTGTTCCTGCCCCACTATGATCTGGGCAGCGACATCCAGCCGATCCTGTTTGTTGGCTGGACGCTCGGCTATATCATGCTGTTCTATCTGCTGTTCTCGCTGTCCCTGCTCATTCCGGAACGGTTCCAGGTCCCCGGAGCCATTGTGATGACGCTGGGCGTAATCGCCGGGGCCAGCCTGTTGCCGGCCGGTGCATACCGGGCCTTTTATGGCGATCCGATCCTGCTGGAATTTGCGATGGGCTGCATCATCGGCCTGCTGCTGCGCCAGTCCGAAGTGCAGGACTTTGTCCGGCGCACGCCAATGTGGCCCTTCATCCTGCTGGGCATGGCAGGCTTTGCCCTCGCCATGAAACTGAACTGGACGGGCTGGGGCAAGATCGCAACCTACGCTCCCCCGAGCGCTCTCGTTGTCTTCGCCTGCGCCGGGCAGGATTTGTTCCGCAAGCCGCTGACAAGTCAGGTCGTGTCGATCGGCGGCAAGATCAGCTATGGCGTCTTCCTGATCCATCCACTGCTGATCCCGGTCGTGGGTGTGGTTGCCTTCAAGATAACCGGCAATGACTGGGTCGCCACGTCGCTGATGTTCCTGGTGATCCTGCCTGTCACAACGGCGCTGGCCTATCTCAGCTTCCGCTATTTCGAAACACCGACGAACAGCTGGCTCAGGAAGTCACTGCACCTGTCCAACCTGCCGCCAAAATCCGTGCGCAATACTCAGCCGCCACCGGGACAGGCAGCGGCCTGATCGGGCGGGATCACTCGCTTGTGGCGGTCTCGTCGCGCCGACGGGTACGGGCCACACCGCTGATGATGCCGAACCCGATCAGGATGATGGCCCCGACGCCGATCCAGACGGGCGGCGCGCCAACAAGATAGGCGGCATAGGCCAGCCCTGCGATCAGGATAATAAAGCCGATCAGGTAAAGTCCGAAAGATGACATTGTGTGCTCCAGTGCTGGTGGCAGACCTGGAGACACAACGTTGACCGCCCCGCCCGGTTCCCGCCGGGCAGGCGGCAATTACGCGTCAGCGTTCGCCTTGGCCGCACGCTTGCGCTCGTGCGGGTCCAGATGGACCTTGCGCAGGCGGATGTTCTCGGGTGTCACCTCGACGAGTTCATCATCGGCAATATAGGCCAGCGACTTTTCCAGCGTCATCTGCAGTGGCGGCGTCAGGCGCACCGCTTCATCGGTGCCGGATGCACGCACGTTGGACAGCTTCTTGCCCTTCAGAACGTTCACTTCCAGGTCATTGTCGCGATTGTGCTCGCCGATGATCATGCCGCCATACACCTTGTCGCCGGGATGGATCATCATCGGGCCGCGATCTTCCAGATTCCAGAGCGCAAAGGCGACAGCCTCCCCCTGATCCATGGCGATCAGAACGCCGGTATGACGGCCCTGGATCTTGCCCTTGTGCGGCTGATAGTCATGGAACACCCGGTTCATGATGGCTGTGCCGCGCGTATCGGACAGCAACTCGCCCTGATACCCGATCAGGCCGCGTGTCGGCGCGTGGAAGATCATGCGCGTGCGGCCCACACCGGACGGACGCATGTCCAGCATGTCGGCCTTGCGTTCCGACAGCTTCTGGACAACGACGCCTGAATGCTCGTCATCGACATCGATGACCACTTCCTCGATCGGCTCCAGACGCTCGCCATTCGGGCCTTCCTGCATCACGACCTGGGGGCGCGAGACGCCAAGCTCGAAGCCTTCACGGCGCATCGTCTCGATCAGAACGGCCAGCTGCAGCTCACCCCGGCCGGACACTGTGAAGGCCTCGGCGTCGGCAGCGCGCTCCACCTTCAGCGCAACATTGCCTTCCGCTTCCTTGAGCAGGCGATCCCAGATCATCCGGCTGGTGACCTTGGACCCTTCCGTGCCGGCCAGCGGGGAATCGTTGACGCGGAACGTCATGGAGATGGTTGGCGGATCAATCGGCTGGGCCGCCATCGGTTCGGTAACAGACGTATCGCAGAACGTGTCAGCCACATTGGCCTTGGTCGTTCCAGCCAGCGAGACGATGTCCCCGGCATTGGCCTCATCCACCGGCACCCGCTCGAGCCCTCGGAATGCCAGCACTTTCGAAACCCGGCACTGCTCGACCAGTTCGCCTTCGCGATTGAGAACCTTGATCGACTGGTTCGGCTTCACCGTACCCGACGCGACCCGCCCGGTCAGGATCCGGCCAAGGAACGGGTCGGATGAGATCGTCGTGGCCAGGAAGCGGAACGGCCCCTCTTCCACTTTCGGGACCGGCACATGATCCACGACCAATTGGAACAGGGCGTCCATGTTTTCGGTCGGATTGTCATAGTCGAGCCCCATCCAGCCCTGCTTGGCCGAACCGTAGAGGATCGGGAAGTCCAGCTGCTCGTCCGTCGCATCAAGATTGGCAAACAGGTCGAACACCTCATTCACCACCTCGTCCGGACGACGCTCGGGCTTGTCGATCTTGTTGACGGCCACGATCGGGCGCAATCCGACCTTGAGCGCCTTCGACACAACGAACTTCGTTTGCGGCATCGGCCCCTCAGCCGCATCGACCAGCACGATGGCGCCATCCACCATGTCCAGGATACGCTCGACCTCACCGCCGAAATCGGCGTGGCCCGGTGTATCGACGATGTTGATGCGATAGCCATTCCACTCGACCGATGTGGTTTTGGCGAGGATCGTGATCCCCCGCTCTTTCTCCAGATCATTGGAGTCCATCATGCGTTCGGCGGTCTTCTCGTTCTCGCGGAACGTGCCGGACTGTTTCAGCAATTCATCGACGAGCGTGGTCTTGCCGTGGTCAACGTGGGCAATAATCGCGATGTTGCGCATTTTCTCGATGGGCGTGGACATGGGAAGGTATGCTTTCGGGAGGGAGGCTGTTTTGCCGCGCACATACACGGGCCCGCCCCGATTGGCTATGCCTTGTTGTCAGGCCGCCGCCTGCCGTGGCGGACCGCATTTACAAATGGGGCTTCCGGCGGCTAGTCAGCCCGGCAGGAAGAGGACCGCTCCATGACCAATTCGAACGACATGCCACTTGCCGCAAACCCCATCGACCGGGCTGCCCATCATCGCAAGGACGACGCCTGGCTCGATTCTGCGTTCAAGCAGGATGATGTTCTGATCCTGATGCTGCGCAACGGCGATCCATTTGTGTCCAGGGAAGGCGGAATCGTCTGGATGGGACCGGAAATCGAACAGGTATCTCCAGGATCCCCCCGGATTTTTCTTGGCAAGGACAGGAACGGAGCCCCCGTTTTTGCCGTGAACCTTCCGTCAAAATTCGATGTCGAGACCTCGCTGGTGGCGGGCGCGGGCGACTTCATCGAATTTCGTGCCGCCGCCGGACGCATGAGCCCGCTTGAAGCGAATTGCGCCTCGACCGCTCGCAGCATCTTCATGTGGCACGGGTCTCACGGCTTCTGCGCAAAGTGCGGATCGGGCACGGCTCTGGTCGAGGCGGGCTGGAAACGCGAATGCCCGTCCTGCGGCACGGAGCATTTCCCGCGTACGGATCCGGTCGCTATCATGCTGGCCGTGAAAGGAGACCGATGCCTGGTCGGGCGCCAGGCCAACTGGCCTGCCGGATTCGTCTCCAGCCTTGCCGGTTTCTGCGAGCCCGGAGAAACGATTGAACAGGCCGCTGCCCGCGAACTGGAAGAGGAGGCCGGGATCGTGTGCGATCCTGCGAGCGCCGAATA is a window from the Hyphomonas sp. genome containing:
- a CDS encoding alkyl sulfatase dimerization domain-containing protein is translated as MKRLTGLAAAILLAACSQQSSEESRHIDIKAPPVGIATEATRSANAALAERLPLDQTSDFVDATRGLLAQLKQDTITDADGNVVWQVSRREFIDGNSPDTVNPSLWRQEILNSQHGLFEVMDGLYQVRGYDLAVMSVIRGETGWIIVDPLLSQETAAASLELVNDTLGERPVTGVIYTHSHGDHFGGVRGVIDESEIEARGVPVLAPVGFTEAAVAENLLAGNYMSRRAVLMFGNTLPSGPTGQVGVGLGPALSQGTIGLIEPTEEIAGRGTVRVIDGVTFEFVDAAGTEAPAEFMFYLPDFKALCTAEVATATFHNALTLRGAKVRDLLEWSRVIDHVLTEYGDRSDVVFASHHWPTFGQDNVASYLRGQRDIYRYTHDQTVRRANRGETQFEIAEALAEPDLQVEHFDTRGYYGTLNHNAKAVFQAYFGWWDGVPATFNAHPLDAKAGRFVKAVGGPDSALAIGRDAFEQGDYRWAAEVLNYLVFSDPSNQSAKDWLAASYEQLGFQAESGAWRDYYLTGAQELRQGVAGADQGAVRTRSREFIEGVPSIELFNAMAVRYAPEKLSRDPFELNIAFTDTGEEFVIDIGKATAFPRVGVQSDSAAASVTLTRSAFNDLILQTRSFREIMTSGDASMEGDPTALMAWFAALDSPEFWFRVVEP
- a CDS encoding ribonucleoside-diphosphate reductase subunit alpha; this encodes MSATEAKTVSEAATRKGKPKAGAEGMLRLVEGTPIQIDPSRDSLLTEFGKKTLQDRYLLPGESYQDMFARVSMAFADDTEHAQRLYDYMSQLWFMPATPVLSNGGAARGLPISCFLNQVGDSLDDIVETWTENVWLASNGGGIGTYWGNVRSIGEKVGQNGQTSGIIPFIRVMDSLTLAISQGSLRRGSAACYIDVHHPEIEEFLEIRKASGDFNRKSLNLHHGINITDDFMEAVKNDEEYGLISPKSGEVIRTINARKLWQKILELRMQTGEPYLLFTDTVNNAMPAHQRKLGLKVTQSNLCSEITLPTGIDHAGQDRTAVCCLSSVNAEKFMEWSKDENFLEDIFRFLDNVLEDFIERAPPEMSRAVYSAKRERSVGLGLMGFHSFLQTMNVPLESAMSKVWNEKMFKHIRQGADAASVKLAKERGPCEDARDVGMMARFSHKMAVAPTASISIICGGTSAGIEPIPANVYTHKTLSGSFTVKNQQLQRLLASKDMDTDEVWTSILEHEGSVQHLDCLDDHEKSVFKTAFEIDQRWIIELAADRTPYICQSQSLNLFLPGDIAKWDLHMLHWTAWEKGLKSLYYCRSKSVQRAAFAGSEKSSAQKMDTPNTDYDECLACQ
- a CDS encoding lipid A deacylase LpxR family protein, which gives rise to MTFLAVCLSVPVAHAQDNQPTVPRKPAVVSFSTENDFFGGGTDRNYSNGLRIERVSGADNVHPGLEWVAHRLPWIDLDRTELRQGFALSHAIFTPEDTQAFVPDPTDRPYAAWLALSSTVAASSAHTQDTLQVNLGIVGPSAAGEFVQNTWHEIIGAPTAKGWDYQLKDEPGVEIIAQRLQLFDGPDLPLGLKTDFGAHVAVALGNVRTYGATGLTARIGWDLDSSFGPPRIRPALSGAGEFVPGTADDPVGGYFFVGVDGRAIARDMFLDGNLWRDGPRVEDRRTVVGDLQAGVAIHYRSVQLAFTFVNRTEEFVRQDGPQRFGALSISISR
- a CDS encoding lipid A-modifier LpxR family protein; translated protein: MRGLRQMVFAISTAVVTMACQGCVSTSPHDQVRSEPVAPPTLGMQMAAPANYGTSATVPAAPSVHVYSSEPTRFSGVPLGTTNSIASQILSEEPVDFSASTAASLSVPNNTRIDWGSNDTLVAVAAERSRAALSRPGQIEKDIAAEIAISAPKEVTGLNFDVGVAPRIAVREEGDILTRRVGGEVRIGQDFDILDRNGQPQGWYIFAGADGEALVWDADASGFRPSLGDMSLTDQVTVGDMQAGVSVQRGGGELSLSYIRREVKYSDRNVSISETEDFAGVSFTMRR